In a genomic window of Verrucomicrobiia bacterium:
- the rplX gene encoding 50S ribosomal protein L24, which translates to MSRVKKSDNVVVIAGADKGKRGRVLAVLSKEQRVIVEGIHMIKRHMRKSQQYPNGQIVEREGTLHISNVMKAEAFDARAAKHGAAAPDQA; encoded by the coding sequence ATGTCCAGAGTCAAGAAAAGCGATAATGTGGTGGTCATTGCCGGGGCCGACAAGGGCAAGCGCGGCCGGGTGCTGGCGGTGCTGTCTAAAGAGCAGCGGGTCATTGTCGAAGGGATTCACATGATCAAACGGCACATGCGCAAGAGCCAGCAATATCCCAATGGACAGATTGTCGAGCGGGAAGGCACTTTGCACATCTCCAACGTCATGAAGGCGGAAGCGTTCGATGCCCGGGCCGCCAAGCACGGGGCAGCGGCGCCTGACCAGGCATGA
- the rplV gene encoding 50S ribosomal protein L22, with the protein MEVQAITKNVRMSAQKMREVVRQIQGLPAAQAQAALGVTPRKGARLVAKTLQSAIANAEDLKTHHKDYSAMKTDRLVIKEALAQTASTLRRFTPKARGSAGPILKRNCHIKIVLSDE; encoded by the coding sequence ATGGAAGTCCAAGCCATCACCAAGAATGTGCGCATGTCGGCCCAAAAGATGCGCGAAGTGGTTCGCCAGATTCAGGGTTTGCCTGCCGCGCAAGCCCAGGCGGCCCTGGGGGTCACGCCTCGAAAAGGGGCGCGGTTGGTGGCCAAGACGCTCCAATCGGCCATTGCCAATGCCGAGGACCTCAAGACGCACCACAAGGATTACAGCGCGATGAAGACCGACCGGCTGGTCATCAAGGAAGCCCTGGCCCAAACGGCCTCGACCCTCCGGCGGTTCACCCCCAAAGCCCGCGGCTCGGCCGGTCCTATTCTCAAGCGCAATTGCCATATCAAAATCGTTTTGTCCGATGAATAA
- the rplP gene encoding 50S ribosomal protein L16: MPMIPERVKYRKMHRGSRAGIASRGQTVAFGEYGLMALQRCWLDTKQLEAARVAIARNMKRHGKMWIRVFPQKSYTKKPLETRMGKGKGPLESWVAVIRPANILFEVDGVTEAVARESLRLAATKLPIKTKFISRHRIG; encoded by the coding sequence ATGCCAATGATTCCCGAAAGAGTGAAGTACCGCAAGATGCACCGGGGCAGCCGGGCCGGGATAGCTTCGCGGGGCCAGACCGTGGCCTTTGGCGAGTATGGATTAATGGCGTTGCAACGCTGCTGGCTTGACACCAAGCAATTGGAGGCCGCCCGCGTCGCCATTGCCCGTAATATGAAGCGGCACGGCAAGATGTGGATTCGGGTTTTCCCACAAAAATCATACACCAAGAAGCCGCTGGAAACCCGGATGGGCAAAGGCAAAGGGCCCCTGGAATCCTGGGTGGCTGTGATACGGCCGGCAAACATTCTCTTCGAGGTGGATGGCGTTACCGAAGCGGTCGCGCGCGAGTCGCTCCGGTTGGCCGCTACGAAGCTGCCGATTAAAACCAAATTCATTTCCCGCCATCGCATCGGCTAA
- the rpsS gene encoding 30S ribosomal protein S19 codes for MGRSIKKGPFVDGHLLEKIQKAKDTKSKTPIKTWSRRSMITPDFVGLTFTVHNGKIFNPVFVTENMVGHRLGEFSPTRTFKKHGAHTAKAEAK; via the coding sequence ATGGGACGCTCAATTAAAAAGGGCCCGTTTGTGGATGGGCATTTGCTGGAGAAAATCCAGAAGGCGAAGGACACGAAATCCAAAACGCCGATCAAGACCTGGTCGCGCCGGTCGATGATCACACCGGATTTCGTGGGCCTGACCTTCACCGTCCACAACGGCAAGATATTTAACCCGGTGTTTGTGACCGAAAACATGGTCGGCCACCGGCTGGGAGAGTTTTCTCCGACGCGGACGTTCAAGAAACACGGCGCCCACACGGCGAAGGCGGAAGCCAAGTAA
- the rpsQ gene encoding 30S ribosomal protein S17: MSETIDTPTAAAAAPSSRAQRKERVGKVISNKMTKTIIVRVERRFPHPKYKKVVTGYKKFYAHDEKGEAKVGDRVRIEETRPLSKTKRWRLVEVVERAIQIAPIAA, translated from the coding sequence ATGTCTGAAACTATTGACACCCCGACAGCAGCGGCAGCGGCTCCGAGTTCGCGAGCCCAGCGCAAAGAGCGCGTGGGCAAGGTCATCTCAAACAAGATGACCAAAACCATCATCGTGCGCGTCGAGCGCCGGTTTCCCCATCCCAAGTACAAGAAAGTGGTGACCGGTTACAAGAAATTCTATGCCCACGACGAGAAGGGCGAGGCCAAAGTTGGGGATCGGGTGCGAATCGAGGAGACCCGCCCGCTGTCCAAGACGAAACGCTGGCGCCTGGTGGAGGTTGTCGAACGCGCGATTCAAATCGCCCCCATCGCCGCCTGA
- a CDS encoding PDZ domain-containing protein produces MPRSKKGSPAAAREDVHVGDRIIAVAQKDGPAVPVHVDRLAQAVALIRGPAGTTVRLTIVAPGEDDSQARVVSFVRGELKTTRPEPD; encoded by the coding sequence ATGCCGCGTTCGAAGAAGGGTTCCCCAGCCGCTGCTCGCGAGGACGTCCACGTGGGTGATCGAATCATAGCAGTCGCCCAGAAAGACGGGCCGGCCGTTCCCGTGCACGTGGACAGGCTTGCACAAGCGGTTGCATTGATTCGAGGTCCTGCGGGAACCACCGTTCGTTTGACGATTGTTGCTCCTGGGGAGGATGACTCCCAGGCGCGGGTTGTGAGTTTTGTGCGCGGTGAACTGAAAACCACCCGCCCCGAGCCAGACTGA
- the rplF gene encoding 50S ribosomal protein L6: MSRIGNQPIPIPPKVKVEVKGQQVFVEGPKGKLNWQLPRRTSIKMDNGRLLVSRQGDDDAVKALHGLSRALVNNMVRGVSEGFVKKLEIQGVGFKAAVQGKMVNMSLGYSHPINYAIPDQIKVTVEENTKLTIEGPDRQMVGQVASELRSFYPPEPYKGKGVRYVGEHVTRKEGKTVQ, encoded by the coding sequence ATGTCCCGTATAGGAAACCAACCCATTCCCATCCCGCCCAAAGTGAAGGTGGAAGTCAAAGGCCAGCAGGTTTTTGTTGAAGGCCCAAAGGGCAAACTCAACTGGCAACTTCCCCGGCGCACCAGCATTAAAATGGATAATGGCCGGCTGTTGGTCAGCCGCCAGGGTGATGATGACGCAGTCAAGGCCCTGCACGGGCTGAGCCGCGCGCTGGTCAACAACATGGTGCGCGGGGTTAGCGAAGGTTTTGTTAAGAAGCTCGAAATCCAGGGAGTTGGATTTAAGGCGGCGGTGCAGGGCAAAATGGTCAATATGAGCCTGGGCTACTCGCACCCAATTAATTACGCGATTCCCGATCAGATCAAGGTGACCGTCGAGGAAAACACGAAACTGACCATCGAGGGGCCGGACCGGCAGATGGTAGGACAGGTGGCCTCCGAGTTGCGCAGCTTCTATCCGCCCGAGCCCTACAAAGGCAAAGGGGTGCGCTACGTGGGCGAGCACGTAACTCGCAAGGAAGGCAAGACGGTTCAATAG
- a CDS encoding GIY-YIG nuclease family protein: MAQMLLIPDARPLEQRLVRKFFRKTPRRPGVYLMKDAAEKVVYVGKAKDLRQRLNNYRVANPDRMPRRHLRMLREVMRIEFQFCANETPALAREAHLLRSLKPKFNRAGVWPGKARFLVWRVRHTLLEMSVVETPQPGWQRIGPLGSNAVHLHRALVRLFWLALNPARALAGLPAGWVHGHFMGTTALHCDRSTDELCNALEMFFWGTPSEFMSWLESKYAQRISAFERSAIKCDLQMLEEFAQRQQKQKENRCQLALL; encoded by the coding sequence ATGGCGCAAATGCTCCTCATCCCGGATGCGCGGCCGCTCGAACAGCGGCTGGTTCGGAAGTTTTTTCGCAAAACGCCCCGGCGGCCGGGGGTTTACCTGATGAAAGATGCCGCCGAGAAAGTGGTTTACGTCGGCAAGGCCAAAGACCTCCGGCAGCGATTGAACAACTATCGAGTCGCCAACCCCGACCGGATGCCCCGCCGCCATCTGCGAATGCTTCGCGAGGTGATGCGGATCGAGTTCCAGTTTTGTGCCAATGAAACCCCGGCCTTGGCGCGCGAAGCCCATCTGTTGCGCTCGCTCAAGCCAAAATTCAACCGGGCCGGTGTCTGGCCCGGCAAGGCCCGCTTTCTGGTTTGGCGGGTGCGACACACCCTGTTGGAAATGTCGGTCGTGGAAACGCCCCAACCGGGGTGGCAACGCATTGGTCCGCTGGGCAGCAACGCTGTTCACCTGCACCGGGCTTTGGTGCGACTGTTCTGGCTCGCTCTCAATCCCGCGCGCGCACTGGCCGGCCTGCCGGCGGGGTGGGTGCACGGACACTTCATGGGCACGACTGCGCTTCACTGCGACCGCTCAACGGACGAGCTTTGCAATGCGCTCGAAATGTTCTTTTGGGGCACACCCAGCGAATTCATGTCGTGGCTCGAATCAAAATACGCGCAACGCATATCGGCATTTGAGCGTAGCGCAATCAAATGCGACTTGCAGATGCTCGAGGAATTCGCACAGAGGCAGCAGAAACAAAAAGAAAACCGATGCCAGTTGGCACTGCTGTGA
- the rpmC gene encoding 50S ribosomal protein L29 produces the protein MKKSQRKEIQEKTFEELLADGRNLRQELFNLRLQQASAQLEKPARLHTLRRDIARIETRLSALRRKAA, from the coding sequence ATGAAGAAATCCCAGAGAAAAGAGATTCAGGAAAAAACGTTCGAGGAATTGCTGGCGGATGGCAGGAACCTTCGCCAGGAGCTTTTCAACCTGCGTTTGCAGCAGGCCAGCGCGCAATTGGAAAAGCCGGCGCGCCTGCACACCTTGCGCCGCGACATCGCCCGCATCGAAACCCGCCTCTCGGCTTTGCGCAGAAAGGCCGCCTAA
- the rplB gene encoding 50S ribosomal protein L2, giving the protein MPVKTFRPLTPSTRYIAYADYSDITKTKPEKELVETRKRTGGRNAYGRVTARGIGGGHKQKTRLVDFKRKKHGVEATVAAIEYDPGRTARLALLEYKDGEKAYIIAPNGLQVGARLMSGPTAPPDLGNSLPLRSVPVGMPIHNIELTPGRGAQMVRTAGASAMLMSRDEGYAQIRLPSGEIRRFNENCYATIGQVGNTEHENVVLGKAGRSRHRGIRPINRGVSRNPVDHPNGGGAGKSKSGGGWQQLTSPWGLLAKGYRTREKKKYSNRFILVRRDGRPMKNV; this is encoded by the coding sequence ATGCCAGTAAAGACATTTAGACCGCTGACGCCATCTACGCGTTATATTGCGTATGCGGATTACAGCGACATAACAAAGACCAAACCTGAAAAGGAACTGGTCGAGACCCGCAAGCGCACCGGGGGGCGTAATGCCTACGGTCGCGTCACGGCTCGGGGTATTGGCGGGGGTCATAAGCAGAAGACGCGGTTGGTGGATTTCAAACGCAAGAAGCATGGCGTGGAAGCCACCGTGGCGGCGATCGAATATGACCCTGGCCGCACGGCGCGGCTGGCATTGCTGGAGTACAAAGATGGCGAGAAGGCGTATATCATCGCGCCCAATGGGCTGCAGGTGGGGGCTCGGCTAATGAGCGGCCCGACGGCTCCTCCGGACCTTGGCAATAGCCTGCCCCTGCGCTCGGTGCCGGTTGGAATGCCGATTCATAATATAGAGCTGACTCCCGGTCGGGGCGCCCAGATGGTCCGCACGGCAGGGGCCTCTGCAATGCTGATGTCCCGCGACGAAGGGTATGCGCAAATCCGGCTGCCTTCGGGAGAAATCCGCAGGTTCAATGAGAATTGCTACGCGACTATCGGCCAGGTAGGCAATACCGAGCACGAGAATGTGGTTTTGGGCAAAGCGGGCCGGTCACGGCACCGGGGAATCCGGCCAATTAACCGTGGGGTATCGCGCAACCCGGTGGATCACCCGAATGGGGGCGGGGCCGGCAAATCCAAGTCAGGCGGCGGCTGGCAGCAATTGACCTCACCTTGGGGGCTGTTGGCCAAGGGGTACCGCACGCGGGAAAAGAAGAAATACTCGAATCGCTTTATTCTGGTCCGCCGCGATGGCCGTCCGATGAAGAACGTGTGA
- the rplO gene encoding 50S ribosomal protein L15, whose amino-acid sequence MRLHDLKPRPGSKHRRKRLGQGESSGHGKTSGRGGKGQTARSGSSIRIGFEGGQMPLIRRIPKRGFNNIRHETRYLAVNIESLNRFEDGARVDEALLRKAGLANGPGLVQGIKILGDGELTRKLNVTAHAFSASAKAKIEAKGGTCEIAAKTPVISS is encoded by the coding sequence ATGCGATTACACGATCTCAAACCCCGTCCCGGCTCCAAGCACCGTCGCAAGCGCCTTGGGCAGGGCGAATCCAGCGGCCACGGCAAAACCAGCGGGCGCGGTGGGAAAGGGCAGACGGCCCGTTCCGGCAGCTCGATCCGCATCGGTTTTGAAGGCGGTCAGATGCCGCTGATTCGGCGCATCCCCAAGCGCGGCTTTAATAATATCCGCCATGAAACTCGTTATCTGGCTGTGAATATTGAATCCCTCAACCGGTTCGAGGACGGCGCACGAGTCGATGAAGCGCTCCTGCGCAAGGCGGGCCTTGCCAATGGGCCGGGCCTTGTGCAAGGCATTAAGATTCTGGGTGACGGGGAACTCACGCGCAAACTGAACGTCACCGCCCATGCTTTTAGCGCCTCGGCCAAGGCCAAAATTGAGGCAAAAGGGGGCACGTGCGAGATAGCGGCAAAGACTCCTGTGATTTCGTCATAA
- the rpsE gene encoding 30S ribosomal protein S5: MAEPTKIETDDKVETVKPSAEPRAEHRGPRGGFRGRRNRPAQEQSEFGEGQEQELIEKVVFINRSAKVVKGGRRFNFSALVVVGDKRGRVGVGLGKAGEVADAIRKGGELARAQMVSVSLKDATLPHEVFSHYCGAKVLLRPASPGTGIIAGKTVRAVLESAGVKDVLSKSLGSKNAANVVKATLQALLSLRLREDIYRGRGLQIKKVESLKPPEALPAEAAQAPAPSPTAG, from the coding sequence GTGGCTGAACCAACAAAAATCGAAACCGACGATAAAGTCGAAACCGTAAAACCATCGGCCGAACCACGCGCCGAGCACCGCGGTCCGCGCGGGGGTTTCCGCGGGCGCCGCAACCGGCCTGCGCAAGAGCAGTCTGAGTTTGGGGAAGGCCAGGAACAAGAGCTAATCGAAAAGGTGGTTTTCATTAACCGCTCCGCAAAAGTGGTTAAAGGGGGACGGCGTTTTAACTTCAGCGCCCTGGTCGTGGTAGGGGATAAGCGGGGGCGTGTTGGTGTAGGTTTGGGCAAGGCGGGTGAAGTGGCCGATGCCATCCGGAAAGGTGGCGAGTTGGCAAGGGCTCAGATGGTGAGCGTCTCCCTGAAGGATGCTACGTTGCCGCACGAGGTTTTCTCTCACTATTGCGGGGCCAAGGTGCTCCTCAGGCCGGCTTCGCCTGGCACCGGCATTATCGCGGGCAAAACGGTCCGAGCGGTCCTTGAATCGGCTGGAGTTAAAGACGTCCTTAGCAAATCGCTCGGCTCGAAGAATGCCGCCAACGTGGTCAAAGCCACTCTGCAAGCCCTCCTGAGTCTCAGGCTGCGCGAGGATATTTATCGGGGGCGCGGATTACAGATTAAGAAAGTCGAAAGCCTTAAACCGCCCGAGGCTCTCCCGGCTGAGGCGGCTCAGGCGCCTGCTCCGAGCCCAACGGCTGGATAA
- the rplN gene encoding 50S ribosomal protein L14, with protein MLQIRSILDVADNTGAKRAAAIGVLGRNQRYAHIGDIIKAHIKEATPDGTVKKGEVVDAVVVRTRQAIRRNDGSYLRFDSNAIVIIDKELNPRGTRIFGPVARELRDKKFMKIVSLAPEVI; from the coding sequence ATGTTACAGATTCGCTCGATTTTAGATGTGGCTGACAATACCGGCGCTAAACGCGCGGCAGCCATTGGTGTGCTGGGCCGCAACCAGCGCTATGCCCATATCGGCGACATCATCAAAGCTCATATCAAGGAAGCCACCCCGGATGGCACCGTCAAAAAGGGCGAAGTGGTGGATGCGGTGGTGGTGCGCACCCGCCAGGCCATCCGGCGCAATGACGGGTCGTACCTGCGATTCGACAGCAACGCCATTGTGATTATCGACAAGGAATTAAACCCGCGCGGGACCCGCATTTTCGGACCGGTCGCCCGGGAATTGCGGGACAAGAAATTTATGAAGATCGTTTCGCTGGCGCCGGAGGTTATCTAA
- the rplE gene encoding 50S ribosomal protein L5 produces MKARLYQKYLSEVVPALKEKHKYANPHQVPRMQKIVVNMGVSASLEKSALDDAAKDLSLITGRKAAISKSRHSIANFKLREGQPIGCHVTLRRDVMYEFFDRLIATALPRIRDFRGLSPRSFDGRGNYSLGVGDQTIFPEIELDKIKRQQGMDITIVTSARTNEEALDLLKLMGMPFAEIKAKEPAKETPQEIKA; encoded by the coding sequence ATGAAAGCGCGTTTATATCAGAAATACCTCTCCGAGGTCGTGCCGGCCTTGAAGGAAAAGCACAAGTATGCCAATCCGCATCAAGTCCCGCGCATGCAGAAGATCGTCGTTAACATGGGGGTGAGCGCCTCGCTGGAAAAGAGCGCTCTGGATGACGCTGCCAAGGACCTGTCCCTCATTACCGGGCGCAAGGCCGCCATCAGCAAGTCGCGCCATAGCATTGCCAATTTCAAGCTCCGTGAGGGTCAACCCATCGGCTGCCACGTCACTCTTCGACGCGATGTGATGTATGAATTCTTTGACCGCCTCATTGCGACCGCGCTGCCCCGGATTCGCGACTTCCGCGGCCTGTCCCCGCGGTCTTTTGACGGGCGTGGCAATTATTCGCTGGGCGTGGGCGACCAGACAATTTTCCCCGAAATCGAGTTGGACAAGATTAAGCGGCAGCAGGGGATGGACATCACCATCGTCACCAGTGCCCGCACGAATGAAGAGGCGCTGGACCTTTTGAAGTTAATGGGCATGCCCTTCGCCGAGATTAAGGCCAAGGAACCCGCCAAGGAAACACCGCAGGAAATCAAAGCGTAA
- the secY gene encoding preprotein translocase subunit SecY: MLAAIANTFSNCFKIPELKSRILFTLLLLGICRLEAWITIPGLDGGKLAQFFSKHQQTGASVLGMYSLFTGGAMEHCAVGALGIMPYISATIIIQLLTAVVPQWSKMSREEGGRTKIVQYGRYGTVALCLGQGLFMAFGWEHPEKIFGAGIGQLVLYSASHLWWYRIQTTIILTTGTMLLMWFGEQITDRGIGNGVSLVITIGILARLPQAIVALKDMFAPPGGGEAQFNFGHAIALVLLLAGVIAGVIAITQAERKVPVQYAQRAVGRKIYQGTTSFMPLRVNYAGVMPIIFAQAILMFPQKIFLFAGETFNSSHNLGVKWLADISIRLARLLAERSFFYLLIYSLMILFFSYFWVATQFNELQIADDLKKNGGYIPGVRPGQATSDYLHNSMSRITLAGAVFLTVIAVIPLLLYNELNIPYAVATFFGGTSMLILVGVLLDTMRQMETHLLMRHYDGFLKKGRLRGRFM, translated from the coding sequence ATGTTAGCCGCCATTGCCAATACATTCAGTAATTGTTTTAAAATCCCCGAGCTCAAGTCCCGGATTCTTTTCACGCTGCTCCTTCTAGGCATCTGCCGCCTTGAGGCCTGGATTACAATCCCGGGCCTGGACGGCGGCAAGCTGGCGCAGTTCTTCAGTAAGCACCAGCAGACGGGGGCGTCGGTGCTGGGTATGTACAGCCTGTTCACGGGAGGCGCCATGGAACATTGCGCGGTGGGTGCCCTGGGCATCATGCCGTATATCAGCGCGACGATTATCATCCAATTACTCACGGCGGTCGTCCCGCAATGGAGCAAGATGTCCCGGGAAGAAGGCGGTCGAACCAAGATCGTTCAGTATGGCCGGTACGGGACGGTGGCCCTTTGTCTCGGCCAGGGCCTGTTCATGGCTTTCGGCTGGGAACACCCCGAGAAAATCTTCGGAGCGGGTATTGGGCAGTTGGTGCTCTATAGCGCGTCGCATTTGTGGTGGTATCGGATTCAAACGACCATTATTTTGACGACGGGGACGATGCTGTTAATGTGGTTTGGGGAGCAGATCACGGATCGCGGTATTGGAAATGGAGTTTCGCTTGTCATCACCATCGGCATCCTGGCTCGGCTGCCCCAAGCCATCGTTGCCCTGAAAGACATGTTTGCCCCGCCCGGCGGCGGGGAAGCTCAGTTTAATTTCGGACATGCCATCGCGCTGGTCTTGCTGCTGGCCGGAGTCATTGCCGGAGTCATCGCCATTACTCAGGCCGAACGCAAGGTCCCCGTCCAATACGCGCAACGCGCAGTGGGGCGCAAAATTTACCAGGGCACAACCTCGTTCATGCCCCTGCGCGTCAATTACGCCGGCGTGATGCCGATCATCTTTGCGCAGGCCATCCTGATGTTTCCCCAGAAAATTTTCCTGTTCGCCGGGGAGACATTCAATAGCAGCCATAACCTTGGAGTGAAATGGCTCGCGGATATCAGCATTCGCCTGGCGCGATTGCTGGCCGAGCGCTCCTTTTTTTATCTCCTGATCTATTCTCTGATGATCCTGTTTTTCTCCTATTTCTGGGTGGCCACGCAGTTTAACGAACTGCAAATAGCGGATGATTTGAAGAAAAACGGCGGCTATATCCCCGGAGTGCGGCCCGGGCAGGCCACCAGCGATTACCTGCACAATTCGATGAGCCGGATAACCCTGGCCGGTGCTGTGTTTTTGACCGTGATCGCTGTCATCCCGTTATTGCTGTATAACGAGCTAAACATCCCGTACGCGGTCGCTACCTTTTTTGGCGGCACCAGCATGCTCATCCTGGTCGGGGTGCTTCTCGACACCATGCGCCAGATGGAAACGCACCTGCTCATGCGCCATTATGACGGCTTTTTGAAGAAAGGGCGGCTCCGCGGCCGATTCATGTGA
- the rpsN gene encoding 30S ribosomal protein S14 yields the protein MAKVSWIERNKKKAATVKKYAALRAELKAKKDYAALSKLPRNASPSRVVNRCSMSGRRHGYLRKFGCSRMTFREAALSGLIPGVTKASW from the coding sequence ATGGCTAAAGTCTCCTGGATCGAACGGAACAAGAAGAAGGCCGCAACGGTAAAGAAATATGCCGCGTTGCGCGCGGAATTAAAGGCCAAGAAGGACTACGCAGCTTTGTCCAAGCTGCCGCGGAATGCCAGCCCGTCGCGTGTGGTGAATCGCTGCTCGATGAGCGGGCGGCGTCATGGGTACCTGCGCAAGTTCGGTTGCTCGCGTATGACGTTCCGTGAAGCGGCGCTGTCGGGTCTAATCCCGGGCGTCACGAAAGCCAGTTGGTAA
- the rpsC gene encoding 30S ribosomal protein S3, which yields MGQKTNPIGLRIAVNHDWRSKWYAGKKEFGKLLTEDREIRELLKKKLESASVPKILIERAANRCRITILTARPGIVIGRKGAEIDKLKEELSKMTGKEIYVDIIEIKHPETDAQLVAENVALQLERRVSFRRAMKKALQTAKDFGAEGIKIRCAGRLGGAELARVEQYHWGRVPLHTLRADIDYGFAEAHTVYGKLGIKCWVCKGEAKGTKPLPGQPPSEFPPRPEPVASSI from the coding sequence ATGGGACAGAAAACTAATCCAATCGGTCTGCGCATCGCGGTCAATCATGACTGGCGTTCCAAATGGTATGCGGGCAAAAAGGAATTCGGCAAACTCCTGACCGAGGACCGCGAGATTCGCGAGCTGCTGAAGAAGAAGCTCGAGAGCGCGTCGGTGCCCAAGATACTCATCGAGCGCGCGGCCAACCGGTGCCGCATAACGATTCTGACAGCTCGGCCAGGGATCGTCATTGGGCGGAAAGGTGCGGAGATCGACAAACTCAAGGAAGAGCTTAGCAAGATGACGGGCAAGGAGATTTACGTTGATATTATTGAAATCAAGCACCCCGAAACTGATGCCCAGCTCGTTGCTGAAAACGTCGCCCTCCAATTGGAGCGGCGCGTTTCGTTTCGGCGGGCGATGAAGAAGGCACTGCAGACGGCGAAGGATTTTGGGGCTGAGGGGATCAAGATACGTTGCGCGGGCCGTTTGGGCGGCGCGGAACTGGCCCGCGTCGAGCAATATCACTGGGGCCGGGTTCCGCTGCACACGTTGCGGGCGGATATCGACTACGGGTTTGCGGAGGCCCACACGGTCTATGGCAAGCTGGGGATTAAATGCTGGGTTTGCAAAGGCGAAGCCAAAGGCACCAAGCCTCTACCCGGCCAACCGCCGTCCGAATTTCCGCCACGGCCAGAACCGGTGGCCAGCTCGATTTGA
- the rplR gene encoding 50S ribosomal protein L18, with protein sequence MRTEQKQRLALKRRWRIRKKLSGTKERPRMSVCFTQKNIHVQFIDDQAGVTLAAASTTGKATPDREKLAANSRSAKTLGALAAQAALGKGIKEVIFDRGSARYHGKVKALADAAREAGLKF encoded by the coding sequence ATGAGAACTGAACAGAAACAACGGCTGGCTCTTAAGCGGCGCTGGCGCATTCGCAAGAAGCTCAGTGGCACAAAAGAGCGTCCTCGGATGAGCGTGTGTTTCACGCAAAAGAACATCCACGTGCAGTTCATCGATGACCAGGCCGGCGTGACGCTGGCGGCAGCCTCCACAACGGGCAAAGCCACTCCCGACCGGGAGAAGCTCGCGGCCAATTCTCGCAGCGCCAAGACTCTCGGCGCTTTGGCCGCCCAGGCGGCCCTGGGCAAAGGCATCAAAGAAGTTATTTTCGACCGCGGTAGCGCCCGCTATCATGGCAAGGTTAAGGCCTTGGCCGATGCGGCGCGGGAGGCCGGGCTGAAGTTTTAA
- the rpsH gene encoding 30S ribosomal protein S8, producing MNDPISDMLTRIRNANRALLPMVDVPHSRMKESLAGILKREGYINDFAVEGQLPKTIKLRLKYQGKKSVIEGLRRISTPGLRRYVGSTEIPRVRGGLGVAVLSTSEGVMTGLQARKKNLGGELLCYVW from the coding sequence GTGAACGACCCGATTTCCGATATGCTCACCCGCATCCGCAACGCCAACCGAGCGTTGCTGCCGATGGTGGATGTGCCGCACTCCCGAATGAAAGAGAGCCTTGCCGGCATTCTCAAACGCGAAGGTTACATCAACGACTTTGCCGTCGAGGGCCAGCTACCCAAGACCATCAAGCTGCGCCTGAAGTACCAGGGCAAAAAGAGCGTGATCGAAGGACTGCGCCGCATCAGCACCCCCGGGCTGCGCCGCTATGTGGGCTCCACTGAAATTCCCCGTGTGCGCGGGGGCTTGGGAGTCGCGGTGCTCTCGACTTCCGAGGGAGTCATGACCGGCCTGCAGGCGCGCAAGAAGAACCTCGGGGGCGAGCTGCTCTGTTACGTTTGGTAA